A window of the Halobacterium hubeiense genome harbors these coding sequences:
- a CDS encoding HVO_0416 family zinc finger protein produces the protein MSSASTPDDDSLLDEFLEDRGHETQTWEESYNKKQCPECGGLHDGNARTCTVCGWSPA, from the coding sequence ATGTCGAGCGCATCGACCCCGGACGACGACTCGCTTCTGGACGAGTTCCTCGAAGACCGCGGCCACGAGACACAGACGTGGGAAGAGAGCTATAACAAGAAGCAGTGTCCGGAGTGCGGTGGGCTCCACGACGGCAACGCGCGAACCTGCACGGTGTGTGGCTGGTCGCCCGCGTAG
- a CDS encoding DUF7563 family protein, producing MPECQNCGSFVTDAYARVFTPNEQGAPRVCPNCEDKIRDGAEVREARSTRRT from the coding sequence ATGCCGGAGTGCCAGAACTGTGGGTCGTTCGTGACCGACGCGTACGCGAGAGTGTTCACGCCGAACGAACAGGGCGCCCCGCGCGTGTGTCCTAACTGCGAGGACAAGATTCGCGACGGCGCGGAAGTCCGGGAGGCGAGGTCTACGCGGCGGACGTAG